A genomic stretch from Astatotilapia calliptera chromosome 4, fAstCal1.2, whole genome shotgun sequence includes:
- the naa60 gene encoding N-alpha-acetyltransferase 60 translates to MSDVVPPTALSEVQLRFLCHDDIENVKLLCGDWFPIEYPDSWYQDITSNKKFFSLAATYRGGIVGMIVAEIKGRTKVHKEDGDILASSFPVDTQVAYILSLGVVKEFRKHGIGSLLLDSLKEHISTTAQDHCKAIYLHVLTTNNTAINFYENRDFRQHHYLPYYYSIRGVLKDGFTYVLYINGGHPPWTIFDYIQHIGSTLASLSPCSIPQRLYRQAQSLLRSLLPWSNIASKTGIQYSRTM, encoded by the exons ATGAGTGACGTGGTGCCTCCCACAGCCCTCAGTGAAGTCCAGCTCCGCTTCCTTTGCCACGATGACATAGAGAACGTTAAGCTGCTCTGTGGTGATTGGTTCCCAATCGA GTACCCAGACTCATGGTATCAGGACATCACCTCCAACAAGAAGTTCTTCTCCCTCGCTGCCACCTACAGAGGAGGCATCGTGGGAATGATTGTGGCCGAGATCAAAGGTCGGACCAAAGTACACAAAGAG GATGGAGACATCCTGGCCTCCAGTTTCCCCGTGGACACACAGGTAGCCTACATCCTCAGCCTGGGAGTGGTCAAAGAGTTCAGGAAACATGGCATAG GCTCACTGCTGCTGGACAGTTTGAAGGAGCACATATCGACGACAGCCCAGGACCACTGTAAGGCAATCTACCTACACGTTCTCACCACGAACAACACTGCCATCAACTTCTACGAGAACAGGGACTTCAGGCAGCACCACTACCTACCCTACTACTACTCCATCCGAGGCGTCCTCAAAGATGGATTCACATATGTGCTCTACATCAACGGGGGTCATCCACCCTGGACAATATT TGATTATATCCAGCACATCGGTTCAACCCTGGCCAGCCTGAGCCCCTGCTCCATCCCTCAGAGGCTGTACCGACAGGCCCAGTCCCTGCTGCGCTCGCTGCTCCCCTGGTCCAATATCGCCTCCAAGACCGGCATCCAGTACAGCAGAACAATGTGA